The nucleotide sequence GAATCATATCCATAAGAGTACTAGTCCCTTTAGTCGTTGTTCATAACTCGATAGTACTCCAAATGGATGTGAAAGTTGCCTTTTTTATCGTGAACTAGAAGAAGAAATCTATATGGAACAACCTGAAAAATTTTGCGATTCATGGACAAGAAAACAAGGTATGTAAGTTAGATAATTATTTGTGAGGTCTAAAATACTCTTAAGGAATGACATGAAAAATTTGACATTCTAATGTTATCGAATGAGTATAAAGTGAATGAAAGTGACAAATAATATTTGCACGATCATATATCTCTATGAAGACAACTTGCtcatatttggtttaaaaattcatgttatGAATTATGTGAAATCATTGTTTATCAACAACATTGATAAGAAAGACCTATACAAAGTTGAAGTAATTCTTGGTTTCAAGATTACTAGATTAGAAAAGCGAACTTTTCTAATGAATCTCACAAAGTTGAGAATTTCTTAAGGAAATGTAATTATTTGACTGTAAACTTGCAAGTGTAAAACTTTTCAAGAACACTTGAGTGTGAGCATCATTCAAGTCTTTAGATATGCCATGTATCTGACTCAACGTTGGCCACGTCGTGAGACTTTTGTTCAAGTTTATTAGTAGACGGATAAGAAGCATTGACATGCTATTGAAAGAGTCATGAGGTGCCTTAAGAAGATTATGACTCTAGGATTACATTATGAAAAGTATCATATTGTACTTGAATAGTACAAGATACAAATGAGAAGTATTCTATCGTACTTGAATGGTACAAGATACAAATGAGAAGTATCATATTGTACATGAGTGGTACATGATACAAAATTGAACATCCTTCAGATGAGTCTTAAAGCGACCAGTGACTGCCCATTGAGCATCACTAGATGAGttatttgttgaaacaaatgataTTGACTCAGTCCACTATGGAATGAATCTGAGATGAAAACACTAGAGAAaactagtgaagaagaaagttaATAAGATACTTGCTAGCTGAGCACCCTTAGTGGGTGAAACCGTTGTCCGAAGTGTTAATTTATTGTGATAGTCTGCAACTATCACAAAATTGAGAATCATTACCACAATGGTGAGAAACGATAATTAAGGCACGAACACAGAATAATTAGAGAGCTCTAAAAGGAACGGTTAAAGTATATCGTGCACGTACTGATAAAGAATTATTCAATCCTTTGACGAAAGGAATTACTAGAAAAAAAGTCATAAACACATCCAATAGGATGTGACTAATGCAGTAGTTAATCGAACAGTTGTAGCTaggcttgttttatcctggaggcggcgtggttgataatctgtcttgcacaattttggacattgccacgaaacgtcttaaagagagcgacctggtcgtgactcaacctaatAACAACTTCGGTggataatagaatttggaaatccaaatacaactgtttggaaatccaaaaacaacagaACTTGAATCATGTATGCCATTGCTTCCTAAAGAATTGTTTGATAAGTGGAATGATGCATTGTGTGAAGCTCTTTTTGTTACTGTTCCTAAATTCTACTGTCCATTTAAGGATTGTTCTGCTATGTTGTTGGATGAGAATGAAGGGGTGGAAGATATTAGGGAATCTGAATGCCCTTTTTGTCATAGATTGTTTTGTGCAAGGTGTCATGTTCCTTGGCATCCCGGGATTGATTGTGAGGAGTATCAAACATTGAATGCTGATGAACGAGGGCGTGAAGATCTTCTTGTTAGAGAGCTTGCTAACGAGAAAAAATGGAGAAGGTGTCCCACTTGCAAGTTCTATGTTGAAAAAACTGAAGGTTGTTTGCATATCACTTGCAGGTAAGTTAGTCTAAGTCAAATTTGCAACTCTTGTTTGTGATTATGCAGTTAAACATGATAATGTAGTTAATCATTACGAGAGTTGTTTGTTTTTAGAATTGAATTAGTGAGTGCAGGGTGGTGTTTGTTTGCAGGTGCCGGTTTGAGTTTTGCTATGCTTGTGGAGAACAATGGACTTCTACTCATGGTGGTTGCCAACCAAGTTAAATAGATTTAAATAATTGTCAAGGACATTGCTGCTATTTGCATATTTCTACTTTTCATCAAatagattattttttgttcaatttgtttgtgtttaatcATAAGGGTAAATTTGTTAATGTTAAGAGAGAATAATATTAGAAAGTGAATGATGTCCATTGCATTCAATAAAAAGTATGCAACTGAGTAGAGCCTAAGACTTAACCAGGTTTTTAGTTCTTCATGTTCACTTTAGACTTTGACTTGATCCCTCATGTATTAATCATTTCAATACAGTCCTTTGTCTTACATATATCGAGGCCAAATTAGAATGTTAATAGATCCATCGAACCTGATGGATCTGTCGATAAGTACAAAAAGACGGGTGGAAAATGGGTTCTTAAAAGAGTTGGGTTTAGAGTTTAGACTACTCTAAGTATTTGCTCTTGTGTTCACAATTGAAACAATAAGGTTGGTGATTTCTTTGGCAAGTAGTTGATGtcaaatttgttttcttaaataGGCCATTAGAAGGTGAATTTTATGAAGTGTGACCACCTTGATTTGAGGTCGATGGAAGCAAAGACATGGTGTATAGGCTGAAGATAGCTTTATATGGGATAAAACAAGGACCAAagacttaaaaaacaaaatgatagaCTCTTTCTTGTTCCAGCAACGATTCTCCCATTCTGCAGTAGTTCATGTTGTTTATGTGAGGGTGCAGAACAAAGCTAAGATGTTGATGACCTGCTTGCTTGTACCTATAAATAATTTAGATGACATTGAGGAACTCAAGGTAACCATGAATTTATAATTCGGTATGACAGATTTGGGTATGCTCTCTACCATGCTTTTTGGGAATGAAAATTTGTTGTTACTAACAAGGGGGACAATACTGCATCAGAACAGGTATAATGCAGATGTATTGAGAAGGTTAAAAAGTTCAATTGTAATACTACTGGTGGAGGATTGTGAAAAAATTGTGTGATCCTTGAGATACCTATGCAATAGTAAACCACATATTACATTTGGTGTTGTGTTGATTACTATATCCATGGAGGTTCAGAGACAGTCACATATATATAGTAGGTCACTAAAAGGAAGAGTGGATTTTGGTGAATATATGATTTCTAAAATGGTTAGATCATACGAGCCTAGAATTAATTCGATACTCTGATTATGACTGATGTGATGATAAAGTTGAGTGGAAAAATGCTATTTGCTATATGTTTAAGCTTCTAAATGCCTCAGTCTCTTGGTTCTTGAAGAAGTAATTATTAGTGATAGTCTTGTCTGAGCACATAGTAGTCTCTTATGTTGCTTGTCATGCATTATGTGGCTTGACAAAGAATCTAGTTTCATATGGTAGGAGTAAACGCAATTAGAGTCAATTCTGTTTTCTTTGCGACCAAGTGAATAAAGGTAGAATTGGCAGTGATGCTAAGTTTAGTGTCAATAAGTGATTTTGAATAATAAGGCCTAAGGGTGTGTTGAGCTTTGCTATAGTGTGCATAATCATTTGCGATTTCCATGGACTGTGATTTTTGCCTTAATACCGATGGTGCTTTGAAGCAAACGACTAGATTGGCGGGTTGTGGTGGATTGATTCGAGATGATTGTGGAAGGTGGTGTGAAGGTCTTTGTTTAGCTTGCTTCCATGGTGGTGGTTAGAAGCTTGAATGATGGTAAAAGGAGAATTGAAGCTTGTTTGGATGGTGTCACACGAAAGATCAAACAAATTCTGGATTAAAGTTGGAATGATGATGGTAAAAGGGGAAGCTTGTCTGGATGGTGTATCATAAGGAATATCAAACAGATTTTAGATTAAAGTTGGAATGTTAAAATTATTCATGTGTGTCGAGAGATAGTTCAAGTTAAAATTATTCATGTGTATCAAACAAAAGATGTGCGGATATGCTAGTTAATATGAGTTGTGCTACTAGTATGAGAACTTCAGTTTATAATAAGCCCTTCAAGAGATAGTTCAAGTTCTAATTGATGAATTAGAGTGGTGTTTATTTTCCCGTTTAGTATATACTTGATTAATCACGTTCAAAATACGCTTGTTAATTTCATAtgaacaataattttcaatgtgAACTAAATTAATAATACATGATTAAAAAGTTGGTGTCCATAAAACATTTTATCTTTCCCTAATTTCATATTTCTCTTTTTCCTACAAAAACTTCATACCATTGTCGCTTTAATATTATGGTAGAATGAATATTTTGTCGATTTTGTCATAAAATAGATTTAGGATGAGAGGAGGGAATGATGTTCCCAGCCCAAAGGAGCATTAGTGAATGGAGTATCTTCttaccattaaattaaatattgagtttttgttgaactttttttattttaacaagatATTTGAAGAGGTGTGCTATTTAAAAAGGTAAATTCTATGATACATCCAatattttgagtgtaccggtacaccaaacattaaattaataattaaattgattgtattttgaagaaaaaataattattttttatcattgacaattataataattaaatcttatttaccaaaagcgtcgatgaaataaaatttactttttttgaatttttattgctcataatgaagaatattgattattttttatgagaaaatgttaaaaatttaatataattcatataaacaatgaaatgatgtttttttttttctcatgaaatggtgttttctaaaatataaataatgacaaataacaacttatttcataaaatgattattaatttataaatttatgaagcagagtatcggtacacctcaatttgtgaggtgtaccgtagaagctcccatttaaaaaaagaaaaatgttagagAAATTGGTATGTGAACTCTTACTCAACACATCATTCTTACACCCAACCAATTAAAATCTAACacctcattaaaataataaaaaaaattatattagaattttttctcattatttttaatatttttcactccttttttccattttctttaacCGACAAGAACCACCATCATCATTTATGTTTCCATTTCCTTaattaaaatcactttttttaaagttaataacatgtgtcatttttttattggttggatGTAAGAATAATGTGTTAGGTGAGAATTGATGTAAGAATATCTCAATGTTAAATATTACTTTTAGATCACTTGTTAAAGAAACGAATTTAAAAATTACTTTGAAAAGTTCTGTTTTCAACTTtaatcaactttttaaaagtttaaaatttgtcattttcaactcaaaattttcattttttgcttTCGAAATTTGTGTAATTAAAACATTTGTAAGTATCACCaaccttaaaaaattataacaaatctcAAATCTCCTAAATTTTGTTAATTCACTGGATCAAGTGTTTCCCTTACAAACTCATCTCTTCTATCAATACTATTAATATTTACGATCAATATTCCTTACACATGAATAGGAGCCAAGCAGACAACAAGCTGCGCGCTAGACCTTTTTGAATGGCTAAATCAATTCTCGTAAACACAACATTTATAGACTTAGGAGACATAACATTGCTATGCATATTCCTTTGGactctatgtagaaggtcaacTGCCTCTGATACTAGGAAGCCAAAAGTATCAAAAGCAAATGGTATAAAAACATGTTCACTATCAAAAGACGCTTTATCATATCTGTCCTACTGTAcaacaaattaatttataaaattaaatattcaaaCAAAACGATACTCCAATTTGAAGGTGTATATTAATGTTGCCGATTCACGTTATGGCAAAACGGTATGGGTGTATCAACCAACGAGGAGTTAATAGATTTGGAAAATTGGAAGGCGTTGATAACTAAAGTTATCTCCTTGACTAAGAAGTTAATTACTATTCTCTATATGCGCCCCTTCAAATTAAAAACGGCATCTTCTCTTTCAcgcatcttcatcttctctttcACGCTCCACGTTACAAAATCGTTCGTTCCTTAAAAACAAGAAATGTGAAGCATAGACACAAACAACAATGgcacaacaacaatcatcctCATTCCTTGGTCCTGACACCGTAGACGACTTTTACTTCTCTGTTGTCTCCGACGATGAAATTGACCCTAACGTTCCTGTCTCCGATGACAAGTACGCTGAAGCATTACAGTTTCAAGAAACCTTATTGGCCTCTGTCATCACTTCTCACCAAAACCCTTCATCCTCTTCCTTCTTGGCACCACCACATTCATTACCATGCGTAGCATCTTCATCAAAAACGGTTTCTGAAGAGTTACAGTTTCACCAAACCCTTATGCAGTCACCACCGTTGCACTGTGTAGCATCTTCGTCAAAGTCTATTGAAGTTGGCATTGTCATCAAAGCAGATGAACCGTCTTCTCCAATCATCATTTGCGAGATTTGTGCCGAAACAAAAACGGCTGATGAAATGTTTAGGAATCAGATATTGTTACCATTCATTTTGTTCTGAATGTGTTGTCAAACAAGTGGCAACAAAAATCCAAGACAACATAACAAATGTGTCTTGTCCTGGTTTGAACTGCAAAGGTGTGTTGGAGCTTGAGTCATGCAGGAAATTGCTTCCTAAAGAATTGATTGATAAGTGGAATGATGCATTATGTGAGGCTTTTTTTCTTACTGTTCCTAAGTTCTATTGCCCCTTTAAGGATTGTTCTGCTATGTTGCTTGATGAGGATGAAGGAAGAGAAGATGTTAGGGAATCTGAGTGCGCTTCTTGTCATAGACTATTTTGTGCAAAGTGTCATGTTCCTTGGCATCCTGGGATTGGTTGTGAGGAGTATCAGAAATTGAATGTGGATGAAAGAGGAAGGGAAGATCTTCTTGTTAGAGAGCTTGCTAATAAGAAGAAATGGAAAAGGTGTCCAAGATGCAGGTTCTATGTTGAGAAAAGGGATGGCTGTTTGCATATCACATGCAGGTAATTAAGTTCTAGAGACAATTTTCACTCTTTTCTTTATTTGGATATAtaagaaaagcaaaaaaataaaaaggtgtaCGCTTTTAAACATGATTGTGCAAGTTTCTCATCAAAAGGGTAATTTCACTAATTTGTTTATGGCTTAGTAATCTTTTTTTTCTCACTTAACTTATTTTTCAGGTTATCGACTTAATGTGGTCTCTTGATTTAAAAATGTGTCACTTCCATCCTTTAATTTTACTATGTTAATCCATAATAGTCATTTTCGTCACATACGGGTAAAATAGCGGTTGACTTGATTGatactttgatatttatttgaatagACGGTAGTGAAAGATATTTGACATTTGAAATTGTTTTCACCCTAAACTAGTTGTTGGAATACATTCATTGGGAAAACCCTAAACTAGTTGTCTTCCCCAAATTTGAGACATCACCCTTGCccataaaaaaatcatcatagaggtttgttgaaaaaaaatatgagatgAGTGTTCGGATGTTCAATTGAAAGATGCTAATTGGATTGGTTTCTCTGCTTGAACAAGTGCTCCAAAGATCAATATCGTTCATTGCCTTAGTAGTTAAAAAAGTGATCAAGCGTGCATCAAGAAGAAGACCAGCTTGAAGGAGGTCATGGACAAGCCTTTGAGTTGGTTAATCTTCAATGACACTACCATGCTATTAGCCTTTTATCACGCATATATGCTATATAAAAATGTCTTCATTGACTGCTAAGAAATGTGCAATATATTTGCAATAGaaacaatttaatttgtatTAGTGAATAACGTAACTGAACAAGTGTCGGTGTTTGTTTGCAGGTGCAAGTTTGAGTTTTGCTATTCTTGCGGAGCACAATGGACATCTTCTCATGGTGGTTGTCAAAGAAATTAGATTTAAGAAAAGATGATGATTCATATAGATGGGTTGTGGTTGTGGTTATTTTGATATGGATATTGGATGGTTGTAAAAGTTTAGAAAGAAGACTATATAAGCAAGTCTAGGAAAACTAAGCCGGAAAATCTCAgcctttattatttaataattattttcaaaaagttaTTCCTCATCTTCTTCTGCATTCTTTGGAAAACCTCTGATCtcaaaaaatgaaggaaatatGATTAAAACATAGGTGAGATTTAGCATGGGAAAGTCTTGTGACTTTCCTAGCGTGGATTTTGTTAAGggcattgatatttaaagggaAAGAATTGTTCCTGAAAACTTCATGAAAGTTTTTTAGACAAATCATATCTTGTTACTGTCCGGAATTTACGCAGGTTGTGGGGTTAATGTCTCAAAACATTCAACAAACATAGTGGAACTTTTGCTTGCGATGACACTCGTGAAATGGGTTTTCATTGTGTTAAGCATTAgcctttttttaaattgaaacattaaaataacttgttaaaaagtaaaataattacaaaatacttttgaattcaaatttgCTTTTCTgcattttgttagtttttaataaatatttaaatgttttaattcTATAATATCCACTCTGACAAAGTGATAAGGATGTCTTCATGTCAGGTAAGAAAGAATGGAAACCAAGagcaaaattgaaagaaaatgagagggattgcaaaaaaattagggagTCCATAATTGCCAAACTGAGAAAGTTGAGGCGTGCAATTAACCATAAAATTATAAAGGTTGTcaataataaatgttttttaacaatatttgaagtaataaaaatcataaaatgtgATCCATTGCGTTATTTAATCTTtaagtagtgatatttgaacaactattctTGATAACCATCATGACAACTTCCTTTTTCCCTCTttctattggtcaaaaacaataaaaagagaaaaggaagagagagtaTGAAAGATAAAGTTTTTAAAAGGttgtcataaaataaaattgttctacaaatatcatttatcttaatCTTTAGCACAAGTGGTTCGAGATTAGTACATAACAGCAACAATGTCGAATCTCTCATCATCATCCTAGTTGTATTGAAGAGAAACGCCGTGAACGCATCCGGAGTTTATGGTCGGACGCCAGAAACAggtttccttttctttctttttgattattattattttgtggaTTTTAATCAGAGTTGTTGTTAATATTTAGTGGCAGGTTGATTATCAAGTATGGAACACGGTTCATACTCGGATTTGAGTAAATCAACGTTTTCTCTTATGGATCACACTTTTGCTAATTCTGTCAGATTCACCTTGAATCAAGAGTTAATCCCAATTCTTACTTTTGTTCTACTTCTACTTTCTTTCTTGTTTATATATATCCTTATGAAAGTAATTATTGTTGTTCTGCAGTCCAAGAGTGACATTTTGTGGTTACAGCATTCCTCATCCTTCAGAAAATCGTGTTAATGACAACTGGTATGTGCTAACATATAAGCCGTCTCACGGTAGATATTATGTGACTGTAATTGACAACTGGTAAATTGTTAAAACTAACTTCAGATGATGTTTGTtgaatactatgatttttttttcttcttcatctactTGTGATgcgtttaattttattaatctGCTAACACCATTATACttaattttgatgaattaaaCTAACTTGGTTGAGTGTTATACTTATATgtttgtttatactttatagtaTTATTCATGTAATTTGTCATACTGCTATAAGCTATCCTCCTTCTATCCAATGTTTAGGGTTGGCCGGCAGCTGCTATTGACTACTATGCAAATtactttttaatgaaaatgttaTAGGGCAATAGTAGAGCTTCCTCGACAACAAGTATGTGTTCCACGTTGTCAATTACATAGTGCTTGTAGATTtttttgcatataagtttttGTTGCACTTTCTTGTTATAAAATTTGTCTCTTATGATTTGAATCTATTCATCGTAGATAAGTAGGACTAGCAATGAAGTCTAAAGAGAAAGTTGGAGTAGCTTCCAGTATAAAATCAGTATATtctcatatttttttggtttaaacaTGTGTGGACAAAGACCTAGTAAAGACCAGATAGTTTACAGTCAAATAGTTAATAAGAGGGAGATAGCAGTGAACATAAGAGATCGAAATTTAAATTATCTATTAGTAAATATACTAATTCATCCTTGTTATTAACCTATTATGCTGTTGTTTGATCAATTTAATTGAACTCACATAGTTGGGAAAAGactctggttgttgttgtagttaTGGTATGGTTTATATCTAATTAAATGTCAATGCATCAGTATTTTTTCTTGAATAGGTGATATCTCTGTATTGTAGGGGATCCAGCATCTGAGGTGTTAAAAGATGGCTGTCAGGATCTGATGCTTATGTGCCAGCATGTTAGGAGCACTTTTGAGAAGGCAGTTAATGATTTTAAAACCAGCAAGACTGAGGATGATATGGATATATGAACTAGTGTAGCAAGTTATAGTTTTGATTTTGTACTggttatgttatttgaacattaaaatatagacattatgttagtctttttttcattaaatacaTGTAAACTAGCGGTTGGTATGCATGGTGAATTAGTTAGTGAATGCATTGTGAAAGTCTTCTTTTTCAAATTCTATGGTTTATGAAATCAGTCTCTTGTCCAAATTTGGGAACATTACTCTTCCATATAAGGGGTGGTGTTTGTTTGCAGGTGCAAATTTCAGTTTTGCTATGCTCGCGGAGCACAATCAACATCTTCTCACCGTGGTTGTCAAAGAAATTAATGAAAATAGATTTTTTGTGGTTGTTTTAATATGGACAGGAGAAGTTTGCTACAGTTTAGAGAGAGAGTATAAGCAAGTCTATTATTTGTAGACAGACAAAATATGTTGCATGATCCTTTCGAAAGTATACTTGCTAAGTTGTTATTACTTATCGTGAATCATGCACGTGTCTAGCTCTATCTTGCGTTTACCAAAAGCTTATGTGCTTTTACCCAAGAGACAAGAAATCAATAATTCCCTTTCTCAGACAAGCACCATGTACTTCATGTGATATGAAAATAGTGAGATGGGGAAAAAATCTCAGACAAGTACTGTGGCCGGTTATTGTGAGAGTGAACTATTGGAGCTGCTCTCAGTCGAAACCTTTTGAAGGGAAACTATATGCACCGCTAAAACTCGAGCATTTTACATGCTACTAGTCTATTTTTGCTATGATTTTGTTCTACCAAAGGAAATATCACTTCTTGAAGGCATAAGTGAATTGCACCAAATATTAAACTCGTGAGGAAAAGGCAAGACAagagaaagcaaaaaaaaaattaaaaattgttacaagacaaaaaaaaaaacaaaaagagaattttttttttta is from Medicago truncatula cultivar Jemalong A17 chromosome 1, MtrunA17r5.0-ANR, whole genome shotgun sequence and encodes:
- the LOC25485239 gene encoding probable E3 ubiquitin-protein ligase RNF144A — encoded protein: MPLLPKELFDKWNDALCEALFVTVPKFYCPFKDCSAMLLDENEGVEDIRESECPFCHRLFCARCHVPWHPGIDCEEYQTLNADERGREDLLVRELANEKKWRRCPTCKFYVEKTEGCLHITCRIELVSAGWCLFAGAGLSFAMLVENNGLLLMVVANQVK